The proteins below come from a single Loxodonta africana isolate mLoxAfr1 chromosome 20, mLoxAfr1.hap2, whole genome shotgun sequence genomic window:
- the LOC100665794 gene encoding LOW QUALITY PROTEIN: olfactory receptor 5AC2-like (The sequence of the model RefSeq protein was modified relative to this genomic sequence to represent the inferred CDS: deleted 1 base in 1 codon), which yields MSEENRTLVTEFVLTGLTDRLWLQVPLFLVFLVIYLITVVGNLRLMALIWKDPQLHTPMYLFLGGLAFVDACSSTSVTPRMLVNFLDRTTMISLAECITQFFFFCFSATTECFLLVVMAYDRYVAICNPLLYPVVMSNRLCTQLISISYAIGFLHSLIHVVLSLRLTFCRSNITHYFYCEILQLFKISCTDPSTNALMIFIFGVFIQIFTLMGIIISYICVLFDILKKKLEKGRSKAFSTCSAHLLSVSLFYGTLFLMYVLPESGPDKYQDQMYSLFYTIIIPLINPFIYSLRNKDVIDNFTEKIIIRSLMNTKSISLGITNHLKFLVFLINLLIEVSHFVGTE from the exons ATGTCAGAAGAAAATAGGACTCTGGTGACAGAGTTTGTTCTCACAGGACTTACAGATCGCCTATGGCTGCAGGTCCCACTGTTCCTGGTGTTCTTGGTGATCTACCTCATCACCGTGGTGGGAAATCTCAGACTGATGGCTCTTATTTGGAAGGACCCCCAACTTCACACGCCCATGTACTTATTCCTTGGTGGTTTAGCCTTTGTAGATGCATGCAGTTCAACATCTGTGACCCCGAGGATGCTGGTCAATTTCTTAGACAGAACTACAATGATATCTCTGGCAGAATGCAtcacccagtttttttttttttgcttc agtGCAACTACAGAATGCTTCCTCCTGGTAGTGATGGCATATGACAGATATGTAGCTATATGTAACCCTTTGCTTTATCCTGTGGTGATGTCCAATAGACTCTGCACTCAGCTGATAAGTATTTCATATGCTATTGGTTTTCTGCATTCCCTGATTCATGTGGTTTTGTCATTAAGACTAACTTTCTGTAGGTCTAATATAACCCATTATTTCTACTGTGAAATATTACAACTGTTCAAAATTTCATGCACTGACCCATCTACTAATGCACTAATGATATTTATTTTTGGTGTATTTATACAAATATTCACTTTAATGGGCATCATAATCTCTTATATTTGTGTGCTCTTtgacattctgaaaaaaaaattggaaaagggCAGAAGCAAAGCCTTCTCCACGTGCAGTGCCCATCTGCTGTCTGTCTCTTTGTTCTATGGCACACTCTTCTTGATGTATGTGCTTCCTGAGTCAGGGCCAGATAAATATCAGGATCAGATGTATTCACTGTTTTACACAATTATAATTCCTCTGATAAACCCCTTTATTTACAGTTTGAGAAATAAAGATGTTATTG ATAATTTCACTGAGAAAATTATTATTAGAAGCCTCATGAATACAAAATCTATTTCTTTAGGAATTACAAACCACCTGAAATTTTTAGTATTTCTGATCAATCTTCTAATAGAGGTATCTCATTTTGTAGGTACTGAGTAA